Proteins from a genomic interval of Helicoverpa armigera isolate CAAS_96S chromosome 9, ASM3070526v1, whole genome shotgun sequence:
- the LOC110371559 gene encoding cell surface glycoprotein 1 translates to MVKRNMEIGPLVYWMVIQCSLHVASSPWTPYPETANKHSKDENRTLIRRNNFSDQLPKFNPQLYSNYRARSKTRSDDDYKKSLFKIQKKTADFVEQPFLSSNIETPGLIEENASHEYEPSHESQNLPAFQPSIFQDEIHEFIQKKETYNEQLQKPLNEVSNEAVAENRLNQGDTLQSNITVTDKSETLITTLASDKKINEPPKTNQTPIDEKIFFPQNLTSIYMEDLCEKLRGTIYETLFCVLSEQARKTTTPENSENNIDRTTNNIETSTDVNPIVEDTGKSIVDDKITTEKIEAETNASTIEDPQKPANDSTHKPTQDPTHEESTQFTTKDEMTTGTTTNADIPVIPIDTSKETDIQVKDFQTSTKDSTVEPNTHEPITENKPTDVNTYAPTESTNNMQTDKQNTEPTVQADQQMGEKTNVPTNETPTHKATEESVTENTRPPMHVNISTPIPEQTGTENVANESQNKPDLLIYKPEDSQAVICVKLIGTQFETLFCPPHPFIQSPYDHTPIPPHEQINRPSNTETQYHYHYHYHNHNSRPQYDDLPGKDGSQPYHIQLQTEPLLVHEETTESSPNVQEELPQNEKLSDETTTETPYEISQESPSPSDYAPELPDYNDDYNVQPLDEPTCPPPTQTSEVKPPEEPPEYDIPEHTPNPPCVCPEHSHQPPQEHAHECKEHTTPSQEHIQEPPHEINTPQPEHQNVPSGKPWYEESADVPKPPIEYYYEMPEDPSYDPPHEYNQKPHFFGKIYNHFKKGLQGIHKYKKKIFDNILFGNQQCRKCFPWELGLQKKWTPVSYWGKAHGNIRMHHKLPCCQNLRNGRYYLYQNY, encoded by the exons ATGGTGAAACGGAACATGGAGATTGGACCAC TTGTTTACTGGATGGTGATACAATGCAGTCTCCATGTTGCATCATCACCATGGACTCCTTATCCAGAAACAGCAAATAAGCACAGCAAAGATGAGAATAGGACATTAATAAGGCGTAATAATTTTAGCGATCAGTTACCGAAATTTAATCCACAGTTATATAGCAATTACAGAGCTAGAAGCAAAACCCGCTCAGACGATGACTACAAAAAAAGTTtgttcaaaatacaaaaaaaaactgccgaCTTTGTTGAGCAACCATTTTTATCTTCTAACATCGAAACTCCCGGTCTTATCGAAGAAAATGCTTCGCACGAATATGAACCATCACATGAATCCCAAAATTTACCTGCATTTCAACCTTCCATATTTCAAGACGAAATCCATGAATTCAttcaaaaaaaagaaacatacaaCGAGCAACTACAAAAGCCTTTAAATGAAGTAAGTAATGAAGCTGTAGCAGAGAATAGACTAAACCAAGGGGATACTTTACAAAGTAATATCACGGTCACAGATAAATCTGAAACATTGATTACCACATTAGCTAGTGATAAAAAGATCAATGAACCACCCAAGACTAACCAAACACCaattgatgaaaaaatatttttcccgcAAAACTTAACAAGTATATACATGGAAGATTTATGTGAGAAACTGCGAGGTACCATATACGAAACATTGTTTTGCGTTCTATCTGAACAAGCTCGTAAAACGACAACACCTGAAAATTCTGAGAATAACATTGACCGTACAActaataatattgaaacatcAACAGATGTAAACCCAATAGTTGAAGATACTGGCAAATCAATAGTTGACGATAAAATAACAACTGAAAAAATTGAGGCAGAAACTAATGCTTCAACAATCGAGGATCCCCAAAAACCCGCGAATGACTCGACACATAAACCAACACAAGATCCAACGCATGAAGAGAGCACTCAGTTTACTACTAAGGATGAAATGACCACTGGAACAACGACAAACGCTGACATACCAGTCATACCAATAGACACAAGCAAGGAAACAGATATACAAGTCAAGGATTTCCAGACGTCTACAAAAGACTCAACTGTAGAGCCAAACACTCACGAACcaattactgaaaataaaccTACGGATGTAAACACTTATGCCCCAACAGAGTCCACAAATAATATGCAAACGGATAAACAGAACACGGAGCCCACCGTACAAGCTGACCAACAAATGGGTGAAAAAACCAATGTGCCTACGAATGAAACACCAACACACAAAGCTACTGAAGAATCAGTAACCGAAAATACCCGTCCACCAATGCACGTGAACATTAGCACGCCAATTCCCGAGCAAACCGGTACCGAAAATGTAGCAAATGAAAGCCAAAATAAGCCAGATCTATTAATCTACAAGCCAGAGGATTCTCAAGCAGTTATCTGCGTAAAATTGATCGGAACACAGTTCGAGACGCTCTTTTGCCCTCCGCATCCGTTCATCCAGTCGCCTTATGATCATACTCCTATCCCACCTCACGAACAAATTAATAGACCATCTAACACAGAGACGCAATATCATTACCATTATCATTATCACAACCATAACTCTAGGCCACAGTACGACGATTTACCAGGCAAAGACGGTAGTCAACCATATCACATCCAACTACAAACCGAACCATTACTCGTACACGAAGAAACTACGGAGTCATCACCAAACGTGCAGGAAGAGCTACCACAAAACGAGAAACTCAGCGACGAAACGACTACAGAGACACCATACGAAATTTCCCAAGAATCACCATCACCATCGGATTATGCCCCAGAATTACCCGATTATAACGACGATTATAACGTCCAACCCCTAGATGAGCCTACGTGTCCACCACCCACTCAAACTTCCGAAGTCAAACCACCAGAAGAACCACCAGAGTATGACATACCTGAACATACCCCAAATCCACCCTGTGTGTGCCCTGAACACAGTCACCAACCACCACAAGAACATGCCCATGAATGTAAGGAACACACTACACCATCACAGGAGCATATCCAAGAACCGCCGCATGAAATTAACACCCCACAGCCAGAACACCAAAATGTACCATCAGGCAAGCCATGGTACGAGGAATCAGCCGATGTCCCTAAACCACCAATCGAGTATTACTACGAAATGCCAGAAGACCCATCCTACGATCCTCCACACGAGTATAACCAGAAGCCACATTTCTTCGGGAAGATATACAATCATTTTAAAAAGGGACTTCAAggaatacataaatacaaaaaaaaaatattcgacaaTATTCTGTTTGGGAATCAACAGTGCCGTAAGTGTTTTCCGTGGGAATTagggttacaaaaaaaatggacCCCAGTATCATATTGGGGCAAAGCTCATGGAAATATCCGAATGCACCACAAGTTACCATGTTGTCAGAATCTACGAAACGGTCGCTATTATTTATACCAGAACTACTAA